In Humulus lupulus chromosome 6, drHumLupu1.1, whole genome shotgun sequence, a single genomic region encodes these proteins:
- the LOC133783760 gene encoding uncharacterized protein LOC133783760 yields MKSGGAIILPLLGVLLYFVSTTATAARTHPVMGESFDEPISDDENVLLYGYHSHYAKENEDSKLTKITPKSLLGDDHVRPKQQTPEESDEPISDDENVLLYGYHSHYAKESGDDESKLIKVTPKSLGDEPIDNAFWLSWKKEKMI; encoded by the exons ATGAAATCTGGCGGTGCTATTATCTTACCTCTCCTTGGAGTACTTTTA TACTTTGTGAGTACTACTGCTACTGCAGCAAGAACACATCCAGTAATGGGAGAATCCTTTGATGAGCCAATAAGTGATGATGAGAATGTTTTGTTGTACGGTTATCATAGTCATTATGCGAAGGAAAATGAGGattcaaaattaacaaaaatCACACCTAAGAGCTTATTAGGTGATGATCATGTTCGTCCTAAGCAACAAACACCAGAAGAGTCTGATGAGCCAATAAGTGATGATGAGAATGTTTTGCTATACGGTTATCATAGTCATTATGCTAAAGAAAGTGGTGATGatgaatcaaaattaataaaagtcACACctaagagcttaggtgatgagccAATTGATAATGCCTTTTGGTTATCatggaagaaagaaaaaatgatttaA
- the LOC133783761 gene encoding BURP domain protein USPL1-like: MGLASWCLFFVLLYFSWSSECQETNGEHSINMESIIINNNIKLPNGKADHHHGRPSSSSHTHLDRSILKQSVFINLNDIKVGLTKAIYFPKNRKHSPPFLGIIRQILLGDPNSIPFSSEQLPNFLSLFSVPQGSPQAKALESTLHMCESNPIRGETKMCATSFDSMLEFVRGVFALDGLGHGFTHLTTTFYNDSNTMYQNYTVLEDLREIPTPKMVACHLMEFPYAVYGCHSMAKDRKLFKMSLSGQMGDRVETIVVCHMDTSEWDSDHISFKALGFGPGMGPVCHFFPDHTNFVWLPSSIPI, encoded by the exons ATGGGATTGGCTTCTTGGTGTCTGTTTTTTGTCCTCCTG TACTTTTCTTGGAGTAGCGAATGTCAAGAGACGAATGGAGAACACTCGATTAATATGGAAAGCAtaataataaataacaacatAAAACTTCCTAATGGCAAAGCAGATCATCATCATGGCCGTCCATCGTCATCATCACACACTCATCTTGACCGTTCAATACTAAAACAATCGGTTTTTATTAACCTGAATGACATAAAAGTAGGGTTAACAAAGGCCATCTATTTTCCAAAGAATAGGAAACATTCTCCTCCATTTCTAGGAATAATAAGACAAATATTATTAGGTGATCCTAACTCGATTCCATTCTCCTCAGAACAACTTCCCAACTTTCTCAGCCTATTCTCAGTCCCTCAAGGCTCACCACAAGCCAAAGCACTGGAGTCAACTCTCCACATGTGTGAGTCTAACCCCATAAGAGGGGAGACAAAGATGTGTGCCACTTCTTTTGACTCCATGCTTGAGTTCGTACGTGGCGTCTTCGCATTGGACGGATTGGGCCACGGGTTCACACATCTCACAACAACCTTCTACAACGATTCCAATACTATGTACCAAAACTACACCGTTTTGGAGGACCTGAGAGAGATACCAACACCCAAGATGGTGGCGTGTCACCTTATGGAATTCCCTTACGCTGTGTATGGCTGCCATAGCATGGCCAAGGACAGGAAGCTCTTCAAGATGTCGTTGAGTGGCCAAATGGGAGACAGAGTTGAAACCATTGTCGTTTGTCACATGGACACCTCTGAGTGGGATTCAGATCATATTTCTTTCAAGGCCTTAGGGTTTGGGCCAGGGATGGGACCTGTCTGTCATTTCTTTCCTGATCACACTAATTTTGTATGGCTTCCTTCCTCAATTCCAATCTAA